In a single window of the Helicobacter sp. MIT 99-5507 genome:
- a CDS encoding type ISP restriction/modification enzyme, whose translation MPRSASSARNDSTKRKRQESLFDDDDIFQGKDKIENFTPTFRDFIDSKYGEHFSPEAILGYIYAVLFHKDYREKYLDFLKIDFPKILFAESKEKFLALSELGARADEITCKHKWRIPDANTNANSFGL comes from the coding sequence TTGCCACGCTCCGCAAGCTCCGCTCGCAATGACAGCACAAAACGCAAAAGACAAGAAAGCCTTTTTGATGACGATGATATTTTTCAAGGCAAAGATAAAATAGAAAATTTCACGCCGACATTTAGAGATTTTATAGATTCCAAATACGGCGAGCATTTTAGCCCGGAGGCGATTTTGGGCTATATTTATGCGGTGCTTTTTCATAAAGACTATAGAGAAAAATATTTAGATTTTCTAAAAATAGATTTTCCAAAGATTCTATTTGCAGAATCTAAAGAAAAATTTTTAGCCCTAAGCGAGTTGGGGGCAAGAGCTGATGAGATTACATGTAAGCACAAATGGAGAATTCCCGACGCAAACACAAATGCAAATAGCTTTGGTTTGTGA
- the rplU gene encoding 50S ribosomal protein L21 encodes MQAIIKNGGKQYKVQVNDIILLDKINLEPKSSIELDEVLALINGDKIELGTPTILNAKVTAEVINHGRAKKVITFKKRRRKDSKTKRGFRRDFTRVRILEIKNKGI; translated from the coding sequence ATGCAAGCTATAATCAAGAATGGAGGCAAGCAATACAAGGTGCAAGTAAATGATATTATCTTACTTGATAAAATAAACCTTGAGCCAAAGTCAAGCATTGAATTAGATGAAGTCCTAGCTTTAATTAATGGTGATAAAATCGAATTAGGCACTCCAACTATATTAAATGCCAAGGTAACAGCGGAAGTAATCAATCACGGAAGAGCAAAAAAAGTGATTACATTTAAGAAACGTAGAAGAAAAGATAGTAAAACAAAACGCGGATTTAGACGCGATTTTACTAGAGTTAGAATCTTAGAAATAAAAAATAAAGGAATATAA
- the rpmA gene encoding 50S ribosomal protein L27 — MAHKKGQGSTQNNRDSAGRRLGVKKFGSQFVRAGNIIIRQRGTQIHPGNNVGIGKDHTIYSLIDGIVKFERKDKFRKKVSVISAS; from the coding sequence ATGGCACATAAGAAAGGTCAGGGTAGTACTCAAAATAATAGAGATTCAGCAGGACGTAGATTAGGTGTAAAGAAATTTGGCTCACAATTTGTTAGAGCAGGAAATATTATCATAAGACAAAGAGGAACTCAAATTCACCCAGGAAATAATGTAGGAATAGGAAAAGATCATACTATTTATTCTCTTATTGATGGTATTGTAAAATTTGAAAGAAAAGATAAATTTAGAAAAAAAGTATCTGTAATAAGTGCATCTTAA
- a CDS encoding type ISP restriction/modification enzyme, translated as MYFDKVSPQVWDYKIGGYQVLDKYLKSHKGEEIDYSHFQKVIQTLHKSLEIESKIAKIEIN; from the coding sequence TTGTATTTTGATAAGGTTAGTCCGCAAGTGTGGGATTATAAAATCGGCGGCTATCAAGTGCTAGATAAATATCTCAAATCCCACAAAGGCGAGGAGATAGACTATAGCCACTTCCAAAAAGTCATCCAGACATTGCATAAAAGCCTAGAAATAGAATCTAAAATCGCTAAAATTGAGATTAATTAA
- a CDS encoding RecB-like helicase: MLDSKQWLSIKASAGSGKTFSLTSRFIYLLFSGAKASEILALTFTIKARDEMQERILKTLHTLSKSNDSFDTNPYVLELVKLGLNKDSIKANINNIYLDFLYSKNYIMTFDSFFSIVLKKFSFYVGLLSNYEIHTNCDYSQEAFIESIKNMSDKKINNFTYFLYLNNLKTKDILRLLKSFKINDFVLSDLNIDSTWRENLINDCKELQDFVLRFIDGKSGTKQIEDRLKIELNAQSSIKDILTLLEKNDVIFTPTMIENLIKKGIDEVYLNEKLQNIKSHFASYFKNREYEILSMILELYKDYNKHKNSLISLHNKLGFDDVSAFNFELLNHHIDRDFFYFRLDSKINHILVDEFQDTNILQYLILKPLIDEIKSGAGKDTFGKIKRSLFFVGDEKQAIYRFRGSDSKLFNAISKTLGMQIDTLDKNYRSAKNIVHFVNDTFKNQFENYKEQEAHKDSNGYVKIITRQKDEILESIKDRVLFLLKNNRKDIMILTRNNDTAIEIRDYLNKQIDGIKISLQLKSITNPEFLSIKNALQYIHSKNPLYLKNTIKLNGGAFFDEIKLDISSHLKPSEIVLYLMDKLQIYSKVALAVLTISFEYDLLIDFINDLENMEIDIDEDKKYDIRISTIHKSKGLEFDDVIVVEYRNKNNNNDLFYYDYDNLSLKQIYYLNNATKRALVDSDFCKIYDKYKKDKELDSINLLYVAFTRAKESLYIIKLNKGGILNSIPLKDEYEIGKDVESSIISQTTNKNEPNIIKEESFGRQDDFIIDSNINNNKITQIRGIALHLTMEYALKYNDFSDIKEILINRYGLFLDLAQIDSILSSAKKILDNKIFKDLLSKKPKIECELSYLDDAKAMHRIDCLFIFEDCVYLFDYKSSAFNLDSKKEQLMGYINFAREYFKGKDIFGYLCFADGSVLSA; the protein is encoded by the coding sequence ATGTTAGATTCTAAGCAGTGGTTATCAATAAAGGCTTCAGCAGGAAGTGGAAAAACTTTTTCTCTTACTTCTAGATTTATTTATCTTTTGTTTTCTGGTGCAAAAGCAAGTGAGATTCTAGCCCTTACTTTTACAATAAAAGCAAGAGATGAAATGCAAGAGAGAATCTTAAAAACTCTTCATACTCTCTCAAAATCAAATGATAGTTTTGATACTAATCCTTATGTGCTTGAATTGGTCAAATTAGGTTTAAATAAAGATTCTATAAAAGCAAATATTAATAATATTTATTTAGATTTTTTATATTCTAAAAATTATATTATGACTTTTGATTCATTTTTTAGCATAGTGCTTAAAAAGTTTAGCTTTTATGTTGGTTTATTAAGCAATTATGAAATCCATACAAATTGTGATTATTCACAAGAAGCATTTATAGAATCTATAAAAAATATGAGTGATAAAAAAATTAATAATTTTACATATTTTTTGTATTTAAACAATCTAAAAACAAAAGATATTTTAAGATTGCTAAAAAGTTTTAAAATTAATGATTTTGTGCTTAGTGATTTGAATATAGATTCTACTTGGAGAGAGAATTTAATAAATGATTGCAAAGAATTACAAGATTTTGTATTGCGATTTATTGATGGCAAAAGTGGCACAAAACAAATAGAAGATCGTTTGAAAATAGAGCTAAACGCACAATCTAGTATAAAAGATATTTTAACTTTATTAGAAAAAAATGATGTGATTTTTACTCCTACAATGATTGAAAACTTAATAAAAAAAGGTATTGATGAAGTATATTTAAATGAAAAACTTCAAAATATAAAATCACATTTTGCAAGCTATTTTAAAAATAGAGAATATGAGATTTTATCTATGATATTAGAACTTTATAAAGATTATAATAAACATAAAAACTCTCTTATTTCGTTACATAATAAGCTTGGTTTTGATGATGTGAGTGCATTTAATTTTGAGCTTTTAAATCATCATATTGATAGAGATTTTTTTTATTTTAGGTTAGATTCTAAGATTAATCATATTTTAGTTGATGAATTTCAAGATACAAATATCTTGCAATATTTGATCTTAAAGCCGCTTATTGATGAGATTAAAAGTGGTGCAGGAAAAGATACTTTTGGAAAAATCAAGAGAAGTTTATTTTTTGTAGGTGATGAAAAGCAGGCAATTTATCGCTTTAGAGGAAGTGATAGTAAATTGTTTAATGCAATTAGTAAAACTTTAGGCATGCAAATTGATACATTGGATAAAAATTATAGAAGTGCAAAAAATATAGTCCATTTTGTAAATGATACTTTTAAAAATCAATTTGAAAATTATAAAGAACAAGAAGCACATAAAGATTCTAATGGATATGTAAAAATCATAACAAGACAAAAAGATGAAATATTAGAATCTATAAAAGATCGAGTATTATTTTTGTTAAAAAACAACAGAAAAGATATAATGATTTTGACTAGAAACAACGATACTGCAATAGAAATTCGTGATTATTTGAACAAACAAATAGATGGAATAAAAATATCTTTGCAGCTAAAAAGCATTACAAATCCTGAATTTTTAAGTATCAAAAATGCACTGCAATATATACATTCAAAAAACCCACTCTATTTAAAAAATACGATTAAATTAAATGGTGGAGCTTTTTTTGATGAGATAAAACTTGATATTTCATCGCATTTAAAACCAAGTGAAATTGTGCTTTATTTGATGGATAAATTACAAATTTATAGCAAAGTAGCTTTAGCTGTGCTTACAATTTCATTTGAATATGATTTATTGATTGATTTTATTAATGATTTAGAAAATATGGAAATAGATATTGATGAGGATAAAAAATATGATATTAGAATAAGCACTATTCACAAATCAAAAGGTTTAGAATTTGATGATGTGATTGTCGTAGAATATCGCAATAAAAACAACAATAATGATTTATTTTATTATGATTATGACAATCTTTCATTAAAGCAGATTTATTATTTAAATAACGCAACAAAAAGAGCACTTGTAGATTCTGATTTTTGTAAAATTTATGATAAATACAAAAAAGATAAAGAATTAGATTCTATAAATCTATTATATGTTGCTTTTACTAGGGCAAAAGAAAGTCTTTATATAATAAAATTAAATAAAGGTGGAATCTTAAATTCTATACCACTAAAAGATGAATATGAAATTGGCAAAGATGTAGAAAGTAGTATCATCTCCCAAACTACAAATAAAAATGAACCAAATATCATAAAAGAAGAATCCTTTGGACGACAAGATGATTTTATAATAGATTCTAATATCAATAATAATAAAATCACACAAATAAGAGGTATCGCCCTTCATCTAACAATGGAATATGCACTAAAATATAATGATTTTAGTGATATAAAAGAAATATTAATAAATCGCTATGGATTATTTTTAGATTTAGCACAAATAGATTCTATACTTAGTAGTGCAAAAAAGATTCTAGATAATAAGATTTTTAAAGATTTATTATCAAAAAAGCCAAAAATAGAGTGTGAATTGTCATATTTAGATGATGCAAAAGCAATGCATAGGATAGATTGTTTGTTTATTTTTGAAGATTGTGTATATTTATTTGATTATAAAAGTAGTGCATTTAATCTAGATTCTAAAAAAGAACAGCTTATGGGATATATTAATTTTGCAAGGGAATATTTTAAAGGAAAAGATATATTTGGATATTTATGTTTTGCAGATGGAAGTGTGCTAAGTGCGTAA
- the obgE gene encoding GTPase ObgE gives MFIDSVDIFVSSGNGGAGAVSFRREKFVIQGGPDGGDGGDGGDVYFEVDNNNDTLSKFRGTKHHRAKNGQPGLGKKKSGKKGEDIIIKIPLGTQIFDFDSGELLHDFIKDKKLLFLKGGKGGAGNFRFKNSINQKPTYAQKGISGKEMHIRLELKVIADVGLVGFPNAGKSTFLSVISNAKPEIANYEFTTLIPNLGVVNVDEINSFVVADIPGLINGASLGKGLGIEFLKHIERTKIFLFMLDSSKPLLRQFIDLTNEIRNFNSSLENRAFGIAITKIDNIDEFSEFDLLFSHFDLEINKDGYICKEYLESSKFDKPRFILPISSLTKTNIDKLKFLLFDNVRF, from the coding sequence ATGTTTATAGATAGTGTTGATATTTTTGTTTCATCGGGAAATGGCGGTGCTGGGGCTGTTAGCTTTAGACGCGAAAAGTTTGTTATCCAAGGTGGTCCTGATGGTGGTGATGGTGGTGATGGTGGTGATGTCTATTTTGAAGTAGATAATAATAATGACACACTATCTAAATTTCGTGGCACAAAACATCATAGGGCGAAAAATGGACAACCAGGTTTGGGCAAAAAAAAGAGCGGAAAAAAAGGAGAAGATATAATCATTAAAATTCCGCTTGGCACGCAAATATTTGATTTTGATAGTGGCGAGTTATTGCATGATTTTATAAAAGATAAAAAGCTTTTATTTCTAAAAGGTGGCAAAGGCGGTGCAGGGAATTTTAGATTTAAAAATTCAATAAACCAAAAGCCAACTTACGCCCAAAAAGGCATAAGTGGCAAAGAAATGCATATACGACTTGAATTGAAAGTGATTGCTGATGTAGGCTTGGTAGGATTCCCAAATGCAGGAAAATCAACATTTTTGTCTGTAATATCAAATGCAAAGCCAGAAATTGCAAATTATGAATTTACTACTTTAATTCCAAATCTTGGTGTTGTAAATGTAGATGAAATCAATTCTTTTGTAGTAGCTGATATTCCAGGACTTATAAATGGAGCAAGCTTAGGAAAAGGGCTTGGTATAGAGTTTTTAAAGCATATAGAGCGAACAAAAATCTTTTTATTTATGCTAGATTCTAGCAAGCCACTTTTAAGACAATTTATAGATCTTACAAATGAAATTAGAAATTTTAATTCTAGCTTAGAAAATAGGGCATTTGGTATTGCAATCACAAAAATAGACAATATAGATGAATTTAGTGAGTTTGATTTGCTATTTTCACATTTTGATTTAGAAATAAATAAAGATGGCTATATTTGTAAAGAATATTTAGAATCTAGCAAGTTTGATAAACCACGCTTTATACTTCCTATTTCTTCGCTTACAAAAACAAATATAGATAAACTTAAATTTTTGTTGTTTGATAATGTTAGATTCTAA